The following proteins are co-located in the Malus sylvestris chromosome 13, drMalSylv7.2, whole genome shotgun sequence genome:
- the LOC126597393 gene encoding uncharacterized protein LOC126597393 → MSTPSRTSGTLTSEGGKLPSSAELISSESLEKHCRPIEHVMMETDAKGSLIERLDHVEDRVLKLCVQLEEEFMESSAEKKRGDEAEMIKMSEKEREEMIRRSEKEEKIDISEVERILSRWKALDVKSCER, encoded by the coding sequence ATGTCCACACCCTCGAGGACGAGCGGGACCCTCACGAGCGAGGGAGGGAAATTACCCTCATCCGCGGAGTTGATCTCTTCCGAGAGCCTAGAGAAGCACTGCCGTCCGATTGAGCACGTGATGATGGAGACCGATGCCAAGGGGTCGCTGATCGAGCGGCTGGATCACGTTGAGGACCGCGTGCTGAAGCTGTGCGTGCAACTGGAGGAGGAGTTTATGGAGAGTAGTGCAGAAAAGAAGAGAGGTGACGAGGCGGAGATGATCAAGAtgagtgagaaagagagagaggagatgaTCAGGAGGAGTGAGAAAGAGGAGAAGATTGATATCAGTGAGGTTGAGAGGATCCTCTCCCGATGGAAGGCGTTAGATGTCAAATCTTGTGAAAGGTAA